GTGTGGGGGTCTATCCGATCAACGGTGCAGTAGAGCCGCGGCGGCCGCGCAGAGCCGCTCTGCACCTACTCGGCGTTCTGCGGGTTCAGGCGAACGCGGCATAGAAGAGTCCTGACACACAGGTTGCGTGTCCGGGACGTCGCGGCTCAGATTGAGCGGCGCTGGGCGAGGACGACGAATTCGCGGCCGGGTCGGTCGGGTGCTTCACGGATCTCGCGGATGCCGAGGCCTTCCGCCTCCAGGGAGGTCGTGAGTTCGTCTTCGTCGCGGAAGCGCAGCGTGGAGTCTGAGGTGAGTGTGGTGTTGTCGTTGAGCAATCGGTAGGTGTAGCGAAAGGAGACGAGCGGCAGGTCGACAGTGGTGAGTTCCCTGCGTTGCTCGACGGGCCCGAGGCCGGGGACGTCGGCTGTGACGGGCGCGGTATCCACGGCCCACTCCTCCCATGCTCGGCGCTCGGGGCGTCTGGTCTCGAAGGTGAAGCAGCCACCGAGCGCGAGTGAGCGTCGGACGTGACGCAGCATGGCGGTCCAGTCGTGGTCGGTCAGCACTGCTTGCGCGGCGTTGCCGGTCATGACGATGAGGTCCGCCTGCGCGCCGGCGGGGATGGCGGAGGCGTCGCCCTCGATCCAGGTCACCTGGTCGGCGCCAGGCTTCGCCCGGGCGACATCGAGGGATGCTCGGGCTGGGTCGACGGCGATGACCTGCCGGTCGGGTGCTAGCAGCAAGGCGAGGCAGCCGGTGCCGCACCCAAGATCGACGATGCGGCGAGCCGCGAGTTCGTCGGCGATGGCGAGGTAGGCGGCGAGGTCGTCACGTGGCCCGTCGAAGGTGTCATAGGCGAGCGCGAGACGAGGATGTGCATATATCGGATCGGGCACCGCATGATCGTAGAAACGCGCGGACAACGAGGTGACCGAGTTACTCCGCACGACGGCCGAAGTGGGGCCGACTCAGGTGATCACCCGCACCGGTCAGCTGCTCGCAGCCCCGGGGTCGGCCAGGACGTCGCGCCAGGAGTGACGCGGGGCGAAGCCAAGTAGGGTGCGCGCCTTGGCGATGGCGTAGAAGGTTTCGTCGCGGACCATCTCTCGGCGCAGCTCTACTCCCTGGTAGAAGCGGTCCTGGATCTGCTGGGACGTCGCCGCCACGGACCTGTCGGCGTTCGCGACGTTGAAGACCTCGTACTCGTGTGGCTCGATGACGTTGTTGATCCGCAAGCCGTACACGTCCGCTCCGGTGCGCGCCTGGAACGAGCGCGCCGTCACCTCGCCGGAGATCGACATGGCGTAGGCGTCCTCGGGAACGGTCGGATGGTCCTCGTCGACCGGCACGTATAGGGGGCGCCGCTCCCCCTGGGCGAAACAGATCCCGTAGGTCGTCTCGGAGGACGCGAACACGATCTTGCGCACCCCCAGCCGGGTCGCGGCCTCGAGCACATTGAAGGTGCTGAGCACATTCGTCGCGTAGGTCGCCGTGTCGGACTCGCGCAGGATCGCCGGTATCGCAGCGAAGTGCACGACAGCGTCGTAGCTGGGCTTGGACGGCAGGTCCAGTTCCTCGAAGGTCGCCAGCCCGGCGAGCGCCGAGTAGGTCTCACCCGCATCGGTGAGATCGACGCGCAGGTCAGCGACCGCCGAGTTTCCCAACGGGACAAGATCGGCATTGGTGACCTGGTGACCGCGCTCGGCAAGATACGGCGCGACGTGTCTGCCGGCCTTTCCACTGCCACCGGTGAAGAAAACGCGCATAGACATTTCCTACCGCGGACGTTGAGGGGCAGGTCCACCGGCACCAGCGTCATCGCGATCCCGGGCGCCGTCGCTGAGATCAAGCTGGTGATTCAGTTCGCTGGTGTGGGCGGGTGCCGAGCCAGGTGCTCAATGCTTCGCGCAGGGTGCGCAGGGCGGTCTGGACGGCTGTTTGGCTGGTGGCGGCCCAGGCGATGTGCGTGTCTGGCCGGATCAGTAGTGCGTCGGCGGGCGGTGGGTCGATCGTTGCGCGAATGACGTCGACGTGCTCGCCCCAACGACCGGCGAGCTCTCGCAGGTCGGGTCGGTCCGCGAGGTCGAGCAGTACCAGGCGACCGGTGCGCAGCATCCCCGCGAATCGCGGGTCACCCTGTTGGACGCTCAGGGCTCGACTTGTCAGGAACGTGCCGACGAGCGGGTGCACCTGCGATTTCGGCGCCCCCGCATCGGTGCCGGCCATGAGGGCACCGAGACGTCGAAGCGGTTGCTCGTCAGCAGTCAGTTCGAGAACGAGCGCTCTGAGTGCGTCACCGTCCGGACCGTATCCGCGGCGCAGCGCCACCTGGGCGCGGGTGTGCAGCAGGGTCCGCTCGGCGGCGGCGCGCCGTTCGTCGGAGTACGTGTCGAGCAGATCGGGGGGCGCCCAGCCATGAATGGTGCCGGCGAGCTTCCACGCAAGGTTGGCTGCGTCGAGCATGCCGGCGTTGACGGCGACCCCGCCCGCAGGGAACAAGTGCGCCGCATCGCCGGCCAGAAATATGCGCCCGTGGCGATAGGTGTCGGCTTGCTTGGCGGAGTAGCCGAACCGCGTCATGCGAAGGGGCTCTCCCAGCGGCAGGTCGACACCGAGCACTCGGTTCACACTCGCGCTCAGCTCCGCGATGGTCATCGGCGCGTCGTCGTACTCGCGCGCTTCTACTTCGGCGGTGTAGACGGAAAGCCTGCCCTCCAGGCCTGAGCACGCGAACACGCCACGTTCGGTTGCGGTGTAGCCGAACGGAATCCTGCCGATTCCGTCTACTTGAAGACCTCCGTCGTCGAGCAGGGTGACCGACTCGGGCACCGTGACCGATGCCAGCCGCTCGATTTCAGGCAGAGACGTCCCCCGAAACGGGATACCGGCCAGGTCGCGGACTCGGCTCCGGCCTCCGTCGCAGCCGACCACGAACTGGGTGGCCATCTCGTACCGCCCCTGCGGGCCACGCACCTCGACTTTGACCACGCCGTCCTGCTGCTGCAGGCCGATCACCTCGTGTCCGCGGCGTATCTCGCTGCCGCGCTCGCTCGCGCGATCGGCAAGGGCAGCTTCCAGTTGTGGTTGCGGAAGCCGCAGCACCTGCATCGGTGGATCCGGGATCTGCGAGAAGTCCAGCTGAAGCCCGCCAAACGGAAGGCTCGGAACCGCCTCCGGACCCTTGCTCCCGCCCGCCTCGCAAAATCGGTCCAACTCGCCACGGAAATGCAGCAGCTCCAAGATCTGTCCCGCGAGGCCGCCCGCCTTCGCGACCTCGGACGGCTCCGCCCGCCGCTCGAGCAATAGCGTTCGCACCCCTGCCTGGCCTAGTTCGCCGGCGAGCATCAGCCCGGTCGGTCCAGCGCCCACAACGACTGCATCCACCGTCAACAACTGTCAGCTCTTCCTGTGAGTCGCTCGGCTCAATCGGACTGCGACCGCCGATTGTGCGGGACCACCCGGGCCTTGCCGCAAGGCCCCCACTGCCGTATATCTTGAAAATGGAAGGACATCCGATACGTCCGATCCGCCTACGGACGTGACGAGGCACAGCCACCGATCATTCGGAGCCGCGGAAAAGAGTGCGCAAGCGAGCAAGAACCGTCGATATGCGTGGCCCGGTCGGCTGGTCGGGGCGCGCGGACGAATCGATAGCGCACACACCGGATGTCGAATTGATTGGTGCCTGTTTACCGATCATCTTACGGCCGCGCTGAAGGAGATCGGTGGGTGTCTGCGTGAGCGGCGGCTCGGGGATGCGCGAGCTAGCGCGCTTGCGACCTGACGCAAAACGTCGGAGTCCCCAGCTATCTTGTCGCCGTGAAGACTAACCGCGGCAAGTTGGAAAGGAGCGGGGCTCTCGCCGGCCACTACCGGGTCGGGAAGACGTACTCCCCGCCGTTCATGGCGATGGATCAGACCGTCCTGGTCGATTGGGTACGCGATGACCTTCCAGACCTCGTATGGCCGGGATTCCTGATTGGCCTAGGCGGCGAGGCCGGCCTGAGCCGGTTCATCGGGTGGCAGCAGCGCGCTCACGCGATACTCGCGTCGGCTGGGATCGAGCCAGCTGGCGTGCTGCTCGACGGTCGGTTCACGTCCCTTGAGGCAACCCGGGTGGAGGTCCGGCAACGGGTTGTCGATGCGCTGAGTTCGACGATCGAGGACGCGGATGTTCTGCCAGATCCGTTGCTCGCCGTGCTTCGACTGTACGAAGACCTACCAGGAAGATGGCTCCTGGTAGATCCTTGGTTAGAGCGAGATGTAGCGGTTTCTTCGGAAGACGCATGGAGCATGCTTACGCAATCGGTCGTTGCCTGCGTAGGCGACGGGCACCAGGAAGCGATGTTGAAGTTCGTGGGCATCACCTGGGCGGTGATCACCAAGAAGTTCCGCGCTGACTCCGCCATGATCGAGTTGCTGAAGACCTATCCCCGCGATCCGGCGACCGTCGGCGCAGCGGATTCCGTAGTCCGTGCCTCGTTCGGGGCATCGAAGGGTGCGGAGTATTACCGAGATCCGGCGCTGCGAGATCGACATCGCGCATGGGCCGAGCTATTTTGGCGGTCAGCCTGGCGACTCACGCCATGCTTACTCCGCGAAGATCCTGAGCCGGCCGCATCCGGCTCCGCCGGAAGCGGCGGCGAGAATGATGTCGCGGGTGATCATGTCGAAGCAGTCCACCAGCTGTACCGCGACTTTCTCGACGGATTCTTCCGAGCGGATCTCGACCTGCATGAGCCGGCGCGGCATGAAGTTATCGCCGGCCTCCTTACCCGCGCTGTGAGATCAACCGTCGCCTACCTTCGCAGCCCCCATCTCTGGTCCGGCGAACACGGTTCAGGTTTGACGCGTCTGCTCGCGGAAACGGAGATTTCGCTCTCGTGGCTCGCCCAAGGCGGCACGGAGAGGTATGCGCAGTACCAGGAATATGGACGAGGCAAGGCCAAGTTGATGAAGGCGCACATGGCCAACTTGGCCGAGCAGTTCGACGACGCGCCGCCAGAGATGCTCGCCGAGGCGATTGAGCACTTGAACAAGGGGCTCGGCGGTGATTGGGGCGAGGAGTTCGTCACCGTAAATCTTGATTCGACGTTTTCCGGCGTGACAGTTCGCGCGATGGCGAATGAGACCGGCCTCGACGATCTCTATCGTCACATCTACCAGTCGGCAAGCGGAGTCACGCATGGCGAGTGGTGGGCGGTCCAGGACTACGCGATGCAGCGATGCATGAATCCGCTGCATCGCTTTCACTGGGTTCCGTCGATGGAGCCGGTCGGCGGCAATGAACCACTCCTCGCTCAGTACTGGGTCACCAAGGTGGCCGAACTTGTCGGCTTGGCGCTCGACGAACTGCGCCGCGAAGACTCGAAGGACGCCGCCGGCGATGCAGCCAACGAATGACGATGACCTGGTCGTCGACGTACGCCGCGGTCGGCACGCCGTCCTGGCCTCCGAGCGGTTGCGATGACCGGCTCCATTACGAAGAACCCGCACTACGTCCCACGCAGCTACCTCTCCGCGTGGGCGGACGAAAAGGACCAGGTGTGCCTGCGGCGACGGGACAACCCGCGTGCGCATCCGGTCAACATCAAGAACGTCGCGGTCGAACGCGGCATTTACGGACGAGGCCAGCTTGGACAGCGACGAGAGGATCTGTTCGGCGAACTCGAAGGGATCTGGCCCCAGCTTCGGGACGAGTTCGTCGCGTCGGGCGTCGCGGTGGGAAACGCCCGACACCAGATCGCACTGTTTGCCGGCCTGCAGATCGCCCGAACCCGCGAGCACATCG
This genomic stretch from Jatrophihabitans cynanchi harbors:
- a CDS encoding class I SAM-dependent methyltransferase; this encodes MPDPIYAHPRLALAYDTFDGPRDDLAAYLAIADELAARRIVDLGCGTGCLALLLAPDRQVIAVDPARASLDVARAKPGADQVTWIEGDASAIPAGAQADLIVMTGNAAQAVLTDHDWTAMLRHVRRSLALGGCFTFETRRPERRAWEEWAVDTAPVTADVPGLGPVEQRRELTTVDLPLVSFRYTYRLLNDNTTLTSDSTLRFRDEDELTTSLEAEGLGIREIREAPDRPGREFVVLAQRRSI
- a CDS encoding NAD-dependent epimerase/dehydratase family protein — encoded protein: MRVFFTGGSGKAGRHVAPYLAERGHQVTNADLVPLGNSAVADLRVDLTDAGETYSALAGLATFEELDLPSKPSYDAVVHFAAIPAILRESDTATYATNVLSTFNVLEAATRLGVRKIVFASSETTYGICFAQGERRPLYVPVDEDHPTVPEDAYAMSISGEVTARSFQARTGADVYGLRINNVIEPHEYEVFNVANADRSVAATSQQIQDRFYQGVELRREMVRDETFYAIAKARTLLGFAPRHSWRDVLADPGAASS
- a CDS encoding FAD-dependent monooxygenase, which translates into the protein MLAGELGQAGVRTLLLERRAEPSEVAKAGGLAGQILELLHFRGELDRFCEAGGSKGPEAVPSLPFGGLQLDFSQIPDPPMQVLRLPQPQLEAALADRASERGSEIRRGHEVIGLQQQDGVVKVEVRGPQGRYEMATQFVVGCDGGRSRVRDLAGIPFRGTSLPEIERLASVTVPESVTLLDDGGLQVDGIGRIPFGYTATERGVFACSGLEGRLSVYTAEVEAREYDDAPMTIAELSASVNRVLGVDLPLGEPLRMTRFGYSAKQADTYRHGRIFLAGDAAHLFPAGGVAVNAGMLDAANLAWKLAGTIHGWAPPDLLDTYSDERRAAAERTLLHTRAQVALRRGYGPDGDALRALVLELTADEQPLRRLGALMAGTDAGAPKSQVHPLVGTFLTSRALSVQQGDPRFAGMLRTGRLVLLDLADRPDLRELAGRWGEHVDVIRATIDPPPADALLIRPDTHIAWAATSQTAVQTALRTLREALSTWLGTRPHQRTESPA
- a CDS encoding DUF5677 domain-containing protein, translated to MKTNRGKLERSGALAGHYRVGKTYSPPFMAMDQTVLVDWVRDDLPDLVWPGFLIGLGGEAGLSRFIGWQQRAHAILASAGIEPAGVLLDGRFTSLEATRVEVRQRVVDALSSTIEDADVLPDPLLAVLRLYEDLPGRWLLVDPWLERDVAVSSEDAWSMLTQSVVACVGDGHQEAMLKFVGITWAVITKKFRADSAMIELLKTYPRDPATVGAADSVVRASFGASKGAEYYRDPALRDRHRAWAELFWRSAWRLTPCLLREDPEPAASGSAGSGGENDVAGDHVEAVHQLYRDFLDGFFRADLDLHEPARHEVIAGLLTRAVRSTVAYLRSPHLWSGEHGSGLTRLLAETEISLSWLAQGGTERYAQYQEYGRGKAKLMKAHMANLAEQFDDAPPEMLAEAIEHLNKGLGGDWGEEFVTVNLDSTFSGVTVRAMANETGLDDLYRHIYQSASGVTHGEWWAVQDYAMQRCMNPLHRFHWVPSMEPVGGNEPLLAQYWVTKVAELVGLALDELRREDSKDAAGDAANE